DNA sequence from the Paraburkholderia azotifigens genome:
GGATCGACGTGCTGTGAAAGAGCGAGCGCGACTGCCGCTCGCTCGAATAGCGCGCCGACACGATCTGCTCGCCGTCCGTGGCGCAGACGGTCATGTTCAGCGGCGCCTCGATGCCATGCCGCCGCCCCGTTTCCTCGACGAAACCCGCCATGCGTTCGAGCGCCGGCACGGGATCGATTTCCAGCCCGAACGTCAGCGCGAGATAGAACATGACCTCGGAATCCGTCGAGCCTTCGATCGATGAGAACAGGTCCGGGTCGATGCCGAGCATCAGGTCGCGCCGCACTTTCGGATAGTCGCGCACGAGGCCGTTGTGCACGAACAGCCAGCGACCGTAGCGAAACGGATGGCAGTTGGTTTCCTGCGACGGCGTATCCGTCGCCGCGCGAATGTGCGCGACGAACAGCGGCGCGCGCACGGCCCGCGCGGCATCGCGCAGATTGCGGTCGCTCCACGCGGGATGCGCGCAGCGGTAGCGAAACGGAATGTCGGTCGGATGGCTGTACCAGCCGACGCCGAAGCCGTCGCCATTCGTGGTGGTGTGGCCAAGCCGCGAATGCAGGCTCTGGTCGATCAGCGAATGCTTCGCCCTGAACAGCACGGCTTCGAGCTGAATCGGGTTCCCTGTGTAAGCCAGCCAGCGGCACATGATCGCTCTCCTCGATGAAAAACGTCTTCGTGCGCTCCCGTTTGAAACGCGGCGCAGGCGCATCC
Encoded proteins:
- a CDS encoding class II glutamine amidotransferase; its protein translation is MCRWLAYTGNPIQLEAVLFRAKHSLIDQSLHSRLGHTTTNGDGFGVGWYSHPTDIPFRYRCAHPAWSDRNLRDAARAVRAPLFVAHIRAATDTPSQETNCHPFRYGRWLFVHNGLVRDYPKVRRDLMLGIDPDLFSSIEGSTDSEVMFYLALTFGLEIDPVPALERMAGFVEETGRRHGIEAPLNMTVCATDGEQIVSARYSSERQSRSLFHSTSIRHLMELYPEDPRLAAVGEDAFLVLSEPLVDLEGWWEEIPESTAIVARRGGIESRPFDPHET